A region from the Thermoplasmatales archaeon genome encodes:
- a CDS encoding Transposase, whose translation MVFKRKYPKPDLSEEDLNKLRRIRSSMKEEKRRVTRASIILDYLEDYSDDRIAARNGMNKNTVKKCLSKLREFGMEAALNDLPRPGKPRTITDDDKSWILNLACTKPAEHGYPDELWPYTLLTGHIRKNRSSLKNISRSTVFEILNEAEIKPHKIRYYVEKRDPDFEGKMATVLHVYKEVDMINNGFIIPELKDTITVSFDEKPGMQAISMTSEELPPVPGKYPSATRDYEYKRLGTLSLLAGIDLHSGIVTETVSRTHNSNDFIAFLKKLDSSYPKDKRIRVILDNLRVHTSAKTREFLLTVPNRFDFVFTPKHGSWLNIVETLFSKLARTMLREIRVKSMDELKDRIDQYFQEINKSPVIFRWKYKMDDITIA comes from the coding sequence ATGGTTTTTAAGAGAAAATATCCAAAGCCAGACCTTTCAGAAGAGGATCTGAACAAGCTCAGGAGAATCAGGTCATCGATGAAGGAGGAAAAGAGGAGAGTAACAAGGGCATCCATAATCCTCGATTATCTTGAGGATTACAGCGACGACAGGATTGCAGCAAGGAACGGCATGAACAAGAATACGGTGAAGAAATGCCTGTCAAAGCTGAGGGAATTTGGCATGGAGGCTGCACTGAACGATCTTCCAAGACCTGGAAAGCCCAGAACGATTACAGATGATGATAAGTCATGGATCCTTAACCTTGCATGCACAAAACCAGCGGAACATGGATACCCGGACGAGCTCTGGCCCTATACCCTCTTGACCGGACACATAAGGAAGAACAGGTCATCCCTTAAGAATATAAGCAGATCCACAGTCTTCGAAATACTCAATGAGGCGGAGATAAAACCTCACAAAATCAGGTACTATGTGGAAAAGAGGGATCCTGACTTTGAGGGAAAAATGGCCACGGTACTGCACGTATACAAGGAGGTGGACATGATCAACAATGGTTTCATAATACCCGAGCTGAAGGACACAATAACCGTATCATTCGATGAGAAGCCGGGAATGCAGGCAATATCAATGACATCAGAGGAGCTCCCTCCCGTTCCCGGAAAGTATCCATCTGCCACGAGGGATTATGAGTATAAGAGGCTGGGCACCCTGTCCCTTCTGGCAGGCATAGACCTGCATTCCGGTATTGTTACGGAAACTGTGAGCAGAACACATAACAGCAATGATTTCATAGCATTCCTGAAGAAACTGGATTCGTCGTATCCCAAAGATAAGAGGATAAGGGTTATTCTGGATAATCTAAGGGTGCACACATCGGCGAAAACAAGGGAATTCCTGCTGACAGTGCCAAACAGGTTTGACTTTGTTTTCACTCCAAAGCATGGATCATGGCTCAACATAGTGGAGACACTTTTCAGCAAACTGGCCAGGACCATGCTCCGTGAGATCAGGGTAAAAAGCATGGATGAACTGAAGGACAGGATTGATCAGTACTTCCAGGAAATTAACAAGTCTCCTGTCATCTTTAGATGGAAGTATAAAATGGATGATATCACAATAGCATAG
- a CDS encoding putative isochorismatase family protein yields MNEEKLNIKSTALVIIDLQIGISRMDTKPYPSATVIGNASLVAKRFRELGMPVFPVHVASDQATALHPISDSTFTMPADPDHDWTEFVPEIDVQERDIVITKRQWGAFYGTELDLQLRRRKIETIVLCGVATTYGVESTARYAYELGYNQVFIEDAMGDLSEESHRVVIQYVFKRMGRVRSTREVIAMIQPI; encoded by the coding sequence ATGAATGAAGAGAAGCTGAATATAAAATCAACCGCACTTGTCATTATAGATTTGCAGATAGGAATTTCTAGAATGGATACAAAACCTTATCCCTCTGCAACAGTGATTGGAAATGCTTCTCTGGTTGCAAAAAGATTCAGAGAACTTGGCATGCCTGTTTTTCCTGTACATGTTGCATCGGATCAGGCAACTGCACTGCACCCAATCAGTGACTCCACGTTCACAATGCCTGCCGACCCAGACCATGACTGGACTGAATTTGTTCCGGAGATCGATGTTCAGGAACGTGACATTGTTATTACAAAGAGGCAGTGGGGGGCATTCTATGGCACTGAACTGGACCTTCAGCTCAGAAGGAGGAAAATAGAGACCATAGTTCTTTGCGGCGTTGCAACAACATATGGTGTAGAAAGCACCGCACGCTACGCTTATGAACTGGGATATAACCAGGTTTTCATTGAAGATGCCATGGGTGACCTGTCGGAAGAATCTCACAGAGTCGTCATACAGTATGTGTTCAAGAGGATGGGGCGCGTGAGATC
- the wtpA gene encoding Molybdate/tungstate-binding protein WtpA precursor, with amino-acid sequence MKRTSKVVISLLIVAAVVFSVVILDGGLYGNNSGELITYTADAYVQEANYLLDGYHNASGVSVAPPKGGGSYTDAREISQNAPANVFISVALNSYDKSYLGERSSGWAIAFASDSLVIAYSSETENNISSKPILNQFSQASATNNSILYNEAFENLTSGNVKVGISNPNSDPAGFRAWISLEIAGYLYHGENKNYFEDRMINNSGNVSASSAADLVSPLETGNIQFLYIYRSAAIAKGLNFIQLPPELNLGNESLAAFYSGFNYTLTTGAVNGSPIFLYISALANNTNTESANGFVTYVVGNNSNLSRFGLVPLKTSLLFTNVPVPSWLEPLISSEKLIEVGSLS; translated from the coding sequence ATGAAAAGAACTTCAAAAGTAGTGATTTCACTGTTGATTGTTGCAGCTGTTGTGTTTTCTGTCGTTATTCTGGACGGTGGACTTTATGGCAACAACTCGGGTGAACTTATAACTTACACAGCAGACGCTTATGTTCAGGAGGCAAATTACCTTCTGGATGGATACCATAACGCGTCCGGAGTAAGCGTCGCACCTCCCAAGGGCGGTGGGTCCTATACTGATGCCAGGGAAATTTCGCAGAACGCCCCTGCAAACGTTTTCATATCCGTGGCTCTCAATTCGTATGATAAATCATACCTTGGTGAAAGATCTAGCGGATGGGCTATAGCGTTTGCATCCGACAGCCTTGTAATTGCCTATTCCAGTGAAACAGAAAATAATATCTCCTCTAAACCTATTTTAAACCAGTTCTCTCAAGCAAGCGCAACGAATAATTCCATCCTTTACAATGAAGCTTTCGAGAACCTTACCTCAGGTAACGTAAAGGTCGGAATATCTAACCCGAATTCGGATCCGGCCGGATTCAGAGCATGGATAAGCCTTGAGATTGCCGGCTATCTGTATCATGGGGAGAATAAAAATTATTTTGAAGACAGGATGATCAACAATAGCGGGAACGTTTCCGCATCAAGTGCTGCGGACCTTGTTTCTCCTCTTGAGACAGGAAACATCCAGTTTCTGTATATTTATAGATCGGCTGCCATTGCCAAGGGTCTGAACTTCATTCAACTTCCACCAGAACTGAACCTTGGAAATGAGTCCCTTGCCGCCTTCTATTCAGGATTCAATTATACCCTCACTACTGGTGCAGTCAACGGAAGCCCAATATTCCTCTACATTTCTGCTCTTGCCAATAATACAAACACGGAATCTGCTAATGGCTTTGTAACATATGTTGTCGGAAACAATTCCAACCTCAGCAGATTTGGGCTTGTTCCCCTCAAAACCTCCCTGCTTTTCACTAATGTGCCTGTGCCGTCCTGGCTGGAGCCTCTGATAAGTTCCGAAAAATTGATTGAAGTGGGCTCATTGTCCTAA
- the wtpB gene encoding Molybdate/tungstate transport system permease protein WtpB — protein MEMKKNSFKGSPDAVSIISWITVALLVIPILFILYFGFVVYRNALGFSSTVFESIELTVISSAISAFTVFVVFTPLAFNLARKQSNAMETATDIPASIPHPIVGIAFLILGSPITPFGRFLASIGINFFDSIQGLIVVLSFISAPVYIRSAQSVFSSLNRYHEMFGYSLGASRLRVLYSVVIPGCIKDLTSAALTSMSRAMSEFGSIAILVYYILQGPFKGVEPASVLIYQYYGYYGPGVAVTAAALMIIVSMIILGITRILKSGKLLGRGVT, from the coding sequence ATGGAAATGAAAAAGAATAGTTTCAAGGGAAGTCCTGATGCAGTTTCCATAATATCATGGATTACAGTGGCACTTCTCGTAATTCCCATTCTTTTCATACTTTACTTTGGCTTTGTAGTATACAGGAATGCACTTGGATTCAGCAGCACGGTTTTCGAATCCATTGAACTGACGGTTATATCCTCTGCTATATCTGCATTCACCGTTTTCGTTGTCTTCACGCCTCTCGCATTCAACCTCGCCAGGAAACAGAGTAACGCAATGGAAACCGCAACCGATATTCCGGCATCCATACCTCATCCCATAGTGGGAATAGCGTTTCTGATACTCGGCAGCCCGATCACGCCATTCGGGAGGTTCCTTGCATCAATAGGCATAAATTTCTTTGACAGCATACAGGGCCTGATAGTTGTACTCTCATTCATCTCCGCTCCGGTGTATATAAGATCGGCCCAATCCGTTTTTTCTTCGCTTAACAGGTACCATGAAATGTTCGGTTATTCCCTGGGGGCATCAAGACTGCGTGTCCTCTATTCAGTGGTCATACCGGGGTGCATAAAGGACCTGACATCCGCAGCGTTGACCTCAATGAGTCGAGCAATGAGTGAGTTTGGATCCATTGCAATTCTTGTATACTATATACTCCAGGGACCATTTAAGGGGGTCGAGCCTGCTTCTGTCCTCATATACCAGTATTACGGCTATTACGGACCGGGAGTGGCAGTGACAGCTGCAGCACTGATGATTATAGTGTCGATGATAATTCTGGGGATCACAAGAATACTGAAGAGTGGAAAGTTACTCGGGAGGGGGGTTACGTGA
- a CDS encoding methyl viologen resistance protein SmvA produces the protein MLVNFGRLSDMFGRVRLYNLGFAIFTIGSGLCSIAQTPVELIGFRLVQATGSGFLFSNSAAIITDTFPVEERGMALGINQISIVVGSVTGLIAGGFLTTLLGWRSIFWVNLPIGIFATIWAYMKLKELSSPSHIHKLDIPGNVTFAGGLVLLLLAVTLFAISGLATLYTSLLIAASALLFILFIFIERKRDDPMFDLSLFRNHEFTAGNETIFLNALARGSFILVMVFYLQGPIMHLNPLQAGILLVPLSISLSIMGPISGVLSDRFGPRFFVITGLLLSSVGFILMTRIAYGVSELQLLLPLVLIGAGMGIFASPNRASIMSSVPGYRRGLASGISTTLVNVGNTMSIGLAFLLMSATTTRNNLDSIFSGLPSTGERFSAAGFISSVHIVFFMSTAMLLLSILLYLYGVRRISKKV, from the coding sequence GTGCTTGTCAATTTCGGCAGACTCTCTGACATGTTCGGACGAGTCAGGCTTTACAACCTTGGGTTTGCCATATTCACAATCGGATCTGGATTGTGCAGCATAGCTCAGACCCCGGTTGAACTCATCGGTTTCAGGCTGGTACAGGCAACCGGGTCCGGATTCCTCTTTTCAAATAGCGCTGCGATTATCACGGATACATTTCCCGTGGAGGAAAGAGGAATGGCTCTGGGAATAAACCAGATATCAATAGTTGTTGGATCAGTGACTGGATTGATAGCAGGAGGCTTCCTTACAACACTCCTCGGCTGGAGGTCCATATTCTGGGTAAACCTGCCCATAGGAATATTTGCAACAATCTGGGCTTACATGAAATTGAAAGAGCTGTCTTCACCTTCACACATTCATAAACTGGACATACCTGGAAATGTGACTTTTGCAGGAGGCCTTGTGTTGCTCCTCCTGGCAGTCACACTTTTCGCCATATCGGGGCTCGCTACCCTATACACGTCATTGCTGATAGCAGCTTCGGCATTGCTCTTCATACTGTTTATTTTCATCGAGAGAAAGCGCGATGACCCCATGTTCGATCTATCCCTTTTCAGGAATCATGAATTCACTGCGGGAAACGAGACAATATTTCTGAATGCGCTGGCACGAGGATCATTCATCCTGGTGATGGTATTTTACCTTCAAGGTCCAATAATGCATCTAAATCCGCTTCAAGCAGGGATATTGCTTGTACCCTTGTCCATTTCCCTATCCATAATGGGGCCAATCAGTGGAGTTCTTTCAGACAGGTTTGGGCCAAGGTTCTTTGTTATTACCGGACTTTTGCTTTCATCAGTTGGATTCATACTGATGACAAGGATCGCATATGGCGTTTCCGAGTTGCAACTGCTCCTGCCTCTAGTTCTCATAGGAGCCGGTATGGGGATATTTGCCTCCCCCAACAGGGCATCAATAATGAGTTCAGTTCCTGGTTATCGCCGTGGCTTAGCATCTGGAATTAGCACCACGCTGGTCAATGTTGGGAATACGATGAGCATTGGCCTTGCCTTCCTTTTAATGAGTGCAACTACAACAAGGAATAATCTAGACTCAATTTTTTCCGGCCTTCCATCCACCGGTGAGAGATTCTCTGCAGCCGGATTCATTTCCTCAGTTCACATTGTATTCTTTATGTCTACCGCGATGCTTTTGCTGTCGATTTTATTGTACCTTTACGGTGTGCGCAGAATATCGAAAAAAGTCTAG
- the tfx gene encoding DNA-binding protein tfx — MSGKKTNHNNSFLTARQREILSMIRQNYKKSEIASMLKITRQDVTILEKRAIMNIEKAFNTIQMTYEDGTSVRITIDKDTQILDAIREILSTGDKMNIKIRSSIPEIFTLLRICHGEKIKNGIMGAGTEVSILLDGRLVLREIA; from the coding sequence ATGTCAGGCAAAAAAACCAACCATAATAATTCCTTCCTAACTGCCAGACAGAGAGAAATCCTGAGCATGATCAGGCAGAATTACAAAAAATCAGAGATTGCAAGTATGTTGAAAATTACTCGCCAGGATGTTACAATACTGGAGAAAAGAGCCATTATGAACATTGAAAAGGCGTTCAACACCATACAGATGACTTATGAAGACGGAACATCCGTTCGGATTACTATTGATAAGGATACACAGATACTGGATGCTATCCGTGAAATTCTTTCAACCGGAGATAAAATGAACATTAAGATAAGGTCATCCATTCCGGAAATATTTACGCTCCTGCGTATTTGTCATGGAGAAAAGATAAAGAATGGGATCATGGGTGCAGGTACTGAGGTTAGTATACTCCTCGATGGCCGCCTCGTTCTAAGGGAAATTGCCTGA
- the aqpM_1 gene encoding Aquaporin AqpM, which translates to MADIVKASLAELIGTYIFVLFGPGSIVAFIAAFNQTLNSSTLFFSAITFGLGISIGIMAVANISGGHVNPAVTVAMFISGRFPGKYVIQYIVAQLLGAVLASATIGLMFGYNVANSVQFGATIPGIRGPWIALLGEFIMTFFFLWTIMGVTSRTQNTAIIAVTIGIYVSIMIFMLATISGGSINPARSFGPAVLSGILLKGQYYQWIYWVAPILGGSLGALAYKYMYQEKTKIHYNPIQ; encoded by the coding sequence TTGGCTGACATAGTGAAGGCATCTTTGGCTGAACTTATTGGAACGTATATTTTCGTCTTGTTCGGCCCGGGTAGTATTGTGGCTTTCATAGCAGCTTTCAATCAAACCCTGAACTCTTCAACTTTGTTTTTCTCAGCCATAACTTTTGGCCTGGGAATTTCTATAGGCATAATGGCAGTAGCGAATATATCCGGCGGGCATGTGAATCCCGCAGTTACTGTGGCTATGTTTATATCTGGAAGGTTTCCCGGAAAATATGTAATCCAGTATATCGTGGCACAGCTTTTGGGTGCTGTCCTTGCATCTGCGACCATTGGGCTGATGTTTGGATACAATGTGGCAAACTCAGTGCAGTTCGGAGCAACCATACCAGGAATTCGTGGACCGTGGATTGCCCTTTTAGGTGAATTTATTATGACATTTTTCTTCCTCTGGACCATAATGGGAGTAACTTCAAGAACTCAAAACACGGCAATAATAGCTGTGACAATCGGGATCTATGTTTCTATTATGATCTTTATGCTTGCAACCATAAGCGGAGGATCTATCAATCCGGCCAGATCTTTTGGACCTGCAGTGTTATCTGGCATTCTGTTGAAGGGTCAGTATTATCAGTGGATTTACTGGGTTGCACCGATTCTCGGCGGATCTCTCGGAGCACTTGCTTACAAATATATGTACCAGGAAAAAACCAAGATACATTACAATCCAATACAGTAG
- the malK_1 gene encoding Trehalose/maltose import ATP-binding protein MalK → MVSKRLGTTTIAPTISDSGTICIHGKNGSGKTSTLLMICGFLLPESGHVIINNRDVTFLPPQKRSAVYINQDTYFPEMKVDEHLLAFRNKVKDNIRTGITEIKEITGINFDGKVKNLSMGQRIRVSIGTALSSGPEVLAIDEALSNLDDKERVLENLKDFAGKSRMDLIFVTQDRDDAKFSDHEYMMDKGILRRLA, encoded by the coding sequence ATGGTTTCTAAACGTCTGGGGACAACCACAATAGCTCCCACTATAAGTGACAGTGGGACTATATGCATACACGGTAAAAACGGAAGCGGAAAGACCTCAACACTCCTGATGATCTGTGGGTTTCTCCTGCCAGAAAGCGGACATGTAATTATAAACAATAGGGACGTGACGTTTCTTCCACCTCAGAAAAGATCGGCTGTCTACATTAACCAGGATACCTATTTCCCTGAAATGAAAGTAGATGAACACCTTTTAGCCTTTAGAAATAAAGTGAAAGACAATATTCGAACCGGTATCACAGAGATCAAGGAAATTACTGGAATTAATTTCGACGGAAAGGTTAAAAACCTCAGCATGGGACAGCGAATCAGGGTATCGATTGGCACGGCTCTTTCATCGGGCCCGGAGGTACTTGCGATCGATGAAGCACTCTCAAATCTTGATGACAAGGAGCGTGTGCTCGAAAACCTGAAAGACTTTGCAGGGAAATCCAGAATGGATCTTATATTTGTGACTCAGGACCGGGATGATGCCAAATTTTCCGATCACGAATATATGATGGATAAGGGGATTTTGCGTAGGCTGGCATAG